ACAGGATCATATGCGTGGATGGAGGGGCAGGCCGCGCAAAAAAAATGGGTATCGTCCCGGACTGGATTGTGGGAGACATGGACTCCATTGCCGGGGCGGACCGGAGGCACATGGAGGAAGCAGGAGCCTGCTTTAAGGTTTTCCCCCCGGAAAAAGACTTCACCGACACTCAGCTTGCCCTGGAACTGGCCGAAAAGGAGGGGGCCGGGGAAATTGTGGTGTGGGGCGGGACCGGCTCCCGGCTGGATCACACCCTTTCCAATCTGTGCAGCGCTTCTTCGTTTGCGTTGAAGGGAATTAAGGTTATTTTTGATTCTCCCGCGCTGACAATCCACCTGGTTAAGGACCGGCTGGTGCTGCCGGGCGATTTGGGGGACACCGTTTCCTTGATTGTCCTGGGCGACCGGGCAACCGGCGTAAGCCTTAAGGGCTTCCGGTACCCGCTGGAAGGGGCTACCCTGGAGGGCAACTGGCAGTGGGCGGTTTCAAACGTCATTACGGGT
The window above is part of the Pelotomaculum thermopropionicum SI genome. Proteins encoded here:
- the THI80 gene encoding thiamine pyrophosphokinase, giving the protein MRMRFLIMANGDYGDIDWYRRQVGRFDRIICVDGGAGRAKKMGIVPDWIVGDMDSIAGADRRHMEEAGACFKVFPPEKDFTDTQLALELAEKEGAGEIVVWGGTGSRLDHTLSNLCSASSFALKGIKVIFDSPALTIHLVKDRLVLPGDLGDTVSLIVLGDRATGVSLKGFRYPLEGATLEGNWQWAVSNVITGADPVIQVSSGVLAVFHYKECVP